TTTTCCTTGGCTCAGAAAGCGCAGCAAAAGGGGGTAGAGTACATAAGTGTACACCACGGCAAAAGAGGAAAGCAAAAAAATCGTAAGCCCTATTCCAAATATCATTTAGCTGCTTTTAGGCCGCAAAACTACGCATATTTTTCGCCTTAGTGGAAGAAGTGATTGAAAAACTGACTGCTGGGCCGTAGGCGGCATAAAAAAAGAGTCAAACCTGAAAAGGCTGACTCTTTTTTCTTGGCATTTTGGCCAATTAGGTCGAGATGAAGACAAAGTACATCAAGAACATAAGGGCAAAAAGACTGACGACTGCAATGATGGTGAGCATACGCAACTGCTTGCGATCTTCCTCATCGGGGGCGGTGATCATCATGTTTTCCTCTTCCACCACTTCTGTAGTTTGCTCTAATGGTTGTAAGGGATTCTCTTTGCGCATTTTTTTCTTCTCACGGCGGGTCATTTTCTTTTCATGAGATCCACCAGGAGGGGCATATTGTTTTCTAGACATATTCTAAAGGAATTATAGTAGGGCCAAAAGGCCTAGTGTGCTAATGAAATCTTAATAGATTAGCGGTAAAAATATAGTTTATCTCTTAAAAAACCAATTGGCCCCTTCCTTTTTTAGTTGACTAAAACAAAAGGCAGTTGCTTATTTTCTCCTTGCATTTGCAAATTGAGCCAGTAGTGTCCGGCTGGCAAATCTTGGGTACTGATGTGCAAAAGCTGTTCGCCAGCCACTAAAGAAAGGCTTTGGCTAGAGAGGCGCTGGCCCAAGTTGTTATAAATGTCAAGGCTGACTTTTTGGCTTTGGGCGCTTGCTAAAGACAAGATCAGCTCTTGGCCTGCCGCCTGTGGATTGGGCCAAAGTTTGGCGCTGGCCAATTGTTCTGTAGCCGCTACTGCGGTGGTCCAAGCCTCTGTACGGAAGCAAGCCCAGGGGCTTGCATTATAGTTACAGGGATTTTCGGCTCCCATCGCCCGAACGCTCCAGCGGTAATATTGTCCAGGTTCTAGGTCCAACCAAAGGTAGGTTCCTTGCACCATAAACTCCTGAGTTTGTCCGGTGGGAATACAAGTATTGGGCGTCACTTTTTCTACCACAACCCAATAGGCATGAGCGGCATTAGCGGCCTGCCAGCGCAACTCTACCCCCTGGTCTACATTGGGGATAAGTCCCCCATCTTCTGGAAAGCTCAGGCTGGGTGTACCATCGGCAGTGAGGGCGGCTGGGGCGGCATTATAATGTTGTCCTCTAGAGATCATATCGAGCATAATGGCCTCTTTTTGCTGGTCCGTAAAGCTGGTCCGGCAAGAGAAGTAACTCATATGGTTGTTAATTAGCGGCCTATTGCTGCTAGGCGTAATCAAGACGCTATCGGGATCTCTCCAAGTTTCGGTAAAGCTACATCCTCCGCCTCCAGAAGCATAATCTGGGGGGGTATCACAGAAGCCATCTGCGGCCCATTGGCAGTTTTCGCCAGTTTGGCCACGGACCACTTTTTCTACCGGGCGGCCATTGCTTCCCATTTCTGGAGCCTTATTATTTACCGATGCGGTGGCGTATTCCATGCCTTCCCAGCCATAAAATGTATGGGCCAAAGTAAAATAATGCCCTAATTCATGGGCCAGGGTAGTTCCCCCAGAAATTTGGTTGTTCCAGGCAAAAATCCAGTCAAAATTGGGCGCATAATAGGCCCCATAGCTCGTCCCTTGCTGATATGGCCCCCCTACATAAATATTAACATAGCCATTGCGTTTGTGCAAAGAACGCACATAGTCGGCCGTATTGTCTTGATTGACATATAGCTGTGTGCTGGCAATTTCGTTAATTTCATGAATGTAAAAGACCACATTCATATCGGCATAAAAGGCATTAATAGCACAGAGGTTATCATGCAATTGCTGATAAGTTGCGGCTCCTGTTCCATCGCCTCTAGATACTCGATGAAAGACAATCGGGACATAAACCGTACTGTCAAAACTATTGCGGCTTTGTAGTTGCTGCTGCCAATCGGCCAAGAGTTGGGGGGCTATACGGCGGTTTTCTGCTAGGCGCTCTAAACCAATGGCTTGGGCCTCATGGCTGGTCCCACAATTTAAATGACTAGCTTGCTGGGCCCAAA
This genomic interval from Saprospira grandis contains the following:
- a CDS encoding T9SS type A sorting domain-containing protein: MFRLYQFFTAFILLAPALLWAQQASHLNCGTSHEAQAIGLERLAENRRIAPQLLADWQQQLQSRNSFDSTVYVPIVFHRVSRGDGTGAATYQQLHDNLCAINAFYADMNVVFYIHEINEIASTQLYVNQDNTADYVRSLHKRNGYVNIYVGGPYQQGTSYGAYYAPNFDWIFAWNNQISGGTTLAHELGHYFTLAHTFYGWEGMEYATASVNNKAPEMGSNGRPVEKVVRGQTGENCQWAADGFCDTPPDYASGGGGCSFTETWRDPDSVLITPSSNRPLINNHMSYFSCRTSFTDQQKEAIMLDMISRGQHYNAAPAALTADGTPSLSFPEDGGLIPNVDQGVELRWQAANAAHAYWVVVEKVTPNTCIPTGQTQEFMVQGTYLWLDLEPGQYYRWSVRAMGAENPCNYNASPWACFRTEAWTTAVAATEQLASAKLWPNPQAAGQELILSLASAQSQKVSLDIYNNLGQRLSSQSLSLVAGEQLLHISTQDLPAGHYWLNLQMQGENKQLPFVLVN